One window of Triticum dicoccoides isolate Atlit2015 ecotype Zavitan chromosome 5A, WEW_v2.0, whole genome shotgun sequence genomic DNA carries:
- the LOC119298315 gene encoding zinc finger protein ZAT18-like yields the protein MGAGMKRAREEQPIVSLALSLSTDSSTTSATTSGNSLGSPPPAARKRARRGRVVATSGEGDFVCKTCGRAFETFQALGGHRTSHLRGRHGLELGVGVAMAIKERKRQEDKQQHDCHICGLGFETGQALGGHMRRHREDMALDRWVALSDQEAGHQAAAGRLPVLLELFV from the coding sequence ATGGGAGCGGGGATGAAGCGcgcgagggaggagcagccaattgTGTCGCTGGCGCTCTCCCTCAGCACAGACTCTTCGACGACGTCCGCCACCACGTCGGGCAACTCGCTCGgttcgccgccgccggcggcaagGAAGAGGGCGCGGCGGGGAAGAGTGGTGGCCACGTCAGGGGAAGGGGACTTCGTCTGCAAGACTTGCGGGCGCGCCTTCGAGACGTTCCAGGCCCTGGGTGGGCACCGGACCAGCCACCTCCGGGGCCGCCACGGGCTGGAGCTCGGCGTCGGCGTCGCCATGGCCATCAAGGAGCGGAAGAGGCAAGAGGACAAGCAGCAGCACGACTGCCACATCTGCGGGCTGGGCTTCGAGACGGGCCAGGCGCTCGGCGGCCACATGCGGCGGCACCGCGAGGATATGGCGCTCGACCGGTGGGTCGCGCTGTCGGATCAGGAGGCGGGGCACCAGGCCGCCGCCGGCAGGCTGCCTGTCTTGCTCGAGCTGTTCGTCTAG